In Zymoseptoria tritici IPO323 chromosome 7, whole genome shotgun sequence, a single genomic region encodes these proteins:
- a CDS encoding COP9 singlesome subunit 1, which yields RLAHVAIHCPSLAHAALTLAITNAKRGRDVQIYRRLVQLAAQMNIPDLQQEDTEWSTKQDEDNRRKLTRMEGELRGYKNNLIRESIRMGQEDLANYHLETGGPVPDPTNASSLATSGYNAAYQAYGKMRDYCTTPIHVAAMNLRLAYTAFLQAVHAQATGNSGATHFNAALINANRLRSAGVKEEEEAKLLPIVHVAAGIASLSTGDYRSAALSFMSAPFEYHNLGSVHGTNFERAIATANDVAIYGGLCALATLTRQELLDNVLGGPFRAFLEQEPHMRKAIGLYTTAKYQACINTLQHYYSDWSLDIFLGANASTSSASTHVDRLFERIRERSLTAYFSSFSEVSLASLASTFPPLSSAPNAMENEVLGMIKSGALDARLDAVNGVLVAPRKEPRQAAHAEAKKTAEDIERTLLLRLHKVNVVLAGLDIPKQKGGEQWLSRGNSYQ from the exons cgcctcGCACATGTTGCCATCCACTGCCCCTCACTCGCCCACGCCGCCCTCACACTCGCGATCACGAATGCGAAACGCGGACGAGATGTCCAGATCTACCGTCGATTGGTCCAATTGGCCGCGCAGATGAACATTCCTGATCTGCAGCAGGAGGATACCGAATGGTCGACCAAGCAAGACGAGGACAATCGGCGCAAGCTCACGCGGATGGAGGGCGAGTTACGAGGGTACAAGAACAATCTCATTCGTGAGAGTATCCGCATGGGTCAGGAGGATCTTGCCAACTACCACCTCGAAACCGGTGGACCTGTTCCGGATCCCACGAATGCCTCTTCATTGGCAACCTCGGGCTACAACGCAGCATACCAAGCTTACGGCAAGATGCGAGACTACTGCACCACACCCATACACGTCGCAGCCATGAACCTGCGTCTGGCGTACACTGCATTTCTTCAAGCCGTTCACGCACAGGCGACTGGCAACTCCGGCGCTACTCACTTCAACGCCGCCCTCATCAATGCTAACCGCTTGAGGTCGGCCGGcgtcaaggaggaggaagaagccaAGTTGCTGCCGATAGTGCACGTCGCTGCCGGGATCGCCAGTCTGAGTACGGGAGACTACCGTAGTGCGGCGCTGTCGTTCATGTCTGCTCCGTTCGAGTACCATAACCTGG GCTCCGTCCACGGCACGAATTTTGAACGCGCCATCGCCACCGCAAACGACGTCGCAATCTACGGAGGTCTCTGCGCCCTCGCCACCCTGACCCGACAGGAGCTCCTCGATAACGTCCTCGGCGGTCCCTTCCGCGCCTTCCTCGAGCAGGAACCACACATGCGTAAAGCCATCGGCCTATACACCACCGCCAAATACCAGGCTTGCATCAACACTCTCCAACACTACTACAGCGATTGGTCCCTCGACATCTTCCTGGGTGCTAATGCCTCGACCTCGTCCGCATCCACTCACGTCGACCGCCTCTTCGAACGAATCCGCGAACGCAGTCTGACTGCTTActtttcttccttctccgaGGTCAGCCTCGCCTCTCTGGCATCGACCTTTCCACCTCTCTCTTCAGCGCCGAATGCCATGGAAAACGAGGTTTTGGGCATGATCAAGAGCGGAGCGTTGGATGCGCGGCTGGACGCGGTCAACGGGGTCCTTGTCGCGCCGAGGAAAGAGCCACGACAGGCGGCACACGCGGAGGCAAAGAAGACGGCGGAGGACATCGAGCGGACACTATTACTGAGACTGCACAAAGTCAACGTGGTGCTGGCAGGGTTGGACATTCCGAAGCAGAAGGGTGGAGAGCAATGGCTTTCGCGAGGGAACTCGTATCAGTGA